In one window of Paraflavitalea soli DNA:
- a CDS encoding OmpP1/FadL family transporter produces MNRKLYLIAVLLAGQQAMAQIPEDALRMSWNVPQGSARSQAIGGAMGALGGEITNLWVNPAGLGFYKTSELVLSPGFTMAKSKGSFRETDASADGLNRFNLGASGFVFGWGDKYSKWSSKAFSIGVNRTANFAGSYYYKGTNDYSSFTEPLANEFFNYYTNQRHNNPSLTDEQIINNAIDDRSVSVLTRMSLYTYLVDVEKGPNGQGTVFSRAEDVGIVNQEKQITTKGGITEIALGFASNMDDKLYIGGSVGIPIVNYQRNSTFTESDASKVLNDFNYSRYTEEFTSKGVGINAKLGVIFKPVERLRIGVAVHSPSLYALKDKTSSKMVTDVEDLFPGKPGLDSIQSPILFDAKKDPEFKYDLVSPWKFMVSGSYVLNEVEDISRQKGFISADIEYVTYGSSRFNEAEDNGEGEYFKQVTEAVKKSYKGALNFRVGGELKFNTIMTRLGFAYYGNPYEDKELKAHKMNLSGGLGYRDHGIFIDVTYVHSLNKDSDFPYRVDAPRANTYATIKDQSSNIMLTFGIKL; encoded by the coding sequence ATGAACAGAAAACTTTACCTGATCGCCGTATTACTTGCCGGACAGCAGGCGATGGCCCAGATACCGGAAGATGCCTTGCGCATGAGTTGGAATGTACCACAAGGTTCGGCCCGCAGCCAGGCTATTGGAGGCGCTATGGGCGCCCTGGGAGGCGAGATCACCAACCTGTGGGTAAATCCTGCAGGCCTGGGTTTTTATAAGACCAGTGAGCTTGTATTGAGCCCTGGGTTCACGATGGCTAAAAGTAAAGGCAGTTTCCGGGAAACGGATGCCAGTGCGGATGGCCTCAACCGTTTTAACCTGGGCGCTTCGGGATTTGTATTTGGCTGGGGTGATAAGTACAGTAAGTGGTCGAGCAAGGCCTTCAGTATTGGTGTAAACCGCACGGCCAATTTTGCCGGCAGCTATTATTATAAAGGGACGAATGATTACAGCTCCTTTACGGAACCACTGGCCAATGAGTTTTTCAATTATTATACGAACCAGCGCCACAACAATCCTTCTCTGACGGATGAGCAGATCATCAATAATGCCATCGACGACCGTTCTGTGTCGGTGCTCACGAGGATGTCGTTGTACACTTACCTGGTAGATGTAGAAAAGGGGCCGAATGGGCAGGGAACGGTATTCTCCCGTGCAGAAGATGTAGGGATCGTGAACCAGGAGAAACAGATCACGACGAAAGGAGGTATCACGGAGATAGCGCTGGGCTTTGCCTCGAATATGGACGATAAACTGTATATCGGTGGTAGTGTGGGTATACCGATCGTGAACTATCAGCGCAACAGCACTTTTACGGAATCAGATGCTTCTAAAGTTCTGAATGATTTTAATTATTCCAGGTATACGGAAGAATTTACTTCCAAAGGGGTTGGTATCAATGCCAAGCTGGGGGTGATCTTCAAACCTGTAGAAAGATTGCGGATCGGGGTAGCTGTACATAGCCCTAGTTTGTATGCGCTGAAAGACAAGACATCCAGTAAAATGGTAACGGACGTAGAGGACCTGTTTCCGGGCAAACCTGGATTAGACAGCATCCAATCCCCGATCTTATTCGATGCCAAGAAAGATCCTGAATTCAAGTACGACCTGGTATCGCCCTGGAAATTCATGGTGAGCGGTTCGTATGTATTGAATGAAGTAGAGGATATCTCCCGTCAAAAGGGATTCATTTCTGCAGATATTGAATATGTAACGTATGGCAGCTCCAGATTCAATGAAGCAGAAGACAACGGGGAAGGAGAATATTTCAAGCAGGTAACAGAGGCGGTGAAAAAATCCTATAAAGGCGCGCTGAACTTCCGGGTGGGTGGCGAGCTGAAGTTCAATACGATCATGACAAGGCTTGGATTTGCTTATTATGGCAACCCTTATGAAGACAAAGAACTGAAGGCGCATAAAATGAACCTGAGTGGCGGCCTGGGTTATCGTGATCATGGGATCTTTATTGATGTGACGTATGTACACAGTCTGAACAAGGATAGTGACTTCCCTTACCGGGTGGATGCGCCACGGGCGAATACCTACGCTACGATCAAAGACCAGAGCAGCAATATTATGCTGACGTTTGGGATCAAGCTGTAA